In one Eschrichtius robustus isolate mEscRob2 chromosome 15, mEscRob2.pri, whole genome shotgun sequence genomic region, the following are encoded:
- the ADRA2B gene encoding alpha-2B adrenergic receptor has product MDHQEPYSVQATAAIAAVITFLILFTIFGNALVILAVLTSRSLRAPQNLFLVSLAAADILVATLIIPFSLANELLGYWYFWRTWCEVYLALDVLFCTSSIVHLCAISLDRYWAVSRALEYNSKRTPRRIKCVILTVWLIAAVISLPPLIYKGDPGPQPRGRPQCKLNQEAWYILASSIGSFFAPCLIMILVYLRIYLIAKRSHRRGPRAKGGPGGRGSKQPRPVPGEVSASARLPTLASQLATAGEANGCSQPTGEKDEGETPEDPGTPALPPSWPARPSSGQSQKEGVGGTSPEEEGAEEEEEEGCEPKALSASPASACSPPLQQPQGSRLLATLRGQVLLGRGKGTAGAQWWRRRTQLTREKRFTFVLAVVIGVFVLCWFPFFFSYSLGAICPQHCKVPHGLFQFFFWIGYCNSSLNPVIYTIFNQDFRRAFRRILCRQWTQTAW; this is encoded by the coding sequence ATGGACCACCAGGAGCCCTACTCCGTGCAGGCCACTGCGGCCATCGCGGCGGTCATCACCTTCCTCATCCTCTTCACCATCTTCGGCAACGCGCTGGTCATCTTGGCTGTGCTGACAAGCCGCTCGCTGCGAGCCCCGCAGAACCTGTTCCTAGTGTCGCTGGCCGCCGCCGACATCCTGGTGGCCACGCTCATCATCCCTTTCTCGCTGGCCAACGAGCTGCTGGGCTACTGGTACTTCTGGCGCACCTGGTGCGAGGTGTACCTGGCGCTCGACGTGCTCTTCTGCACCTCCTCCATCGTACACCTGTGCGCCATCAGCCTGGACCGCTACTGGGCCGTGAGCCGCGCGCTGGAGTACAACTCCAAGCGCACCCCGCGCCGCATCAAGTGCGTCATCCTCACCGTGTGGCTCATCGCAGCTGTCATCTCGCTGCCGCCCCTCATCTACAAGGGCGACCCGGGCCCCCAGCCCCGAGGGCGCCCTCAGTGCAAGCTCAACCAAGAGGCCTGGTACATCCTGGCCTCCAGCATTGGATCTTTCTTTGCACCCTGCCTTATCATGATCCTTGTCTACCTGCGGATCTATCTGATCGCCAAGCGCAGCCACCGCAGAGGTCCCAGGgccaaggggggccctggggGGCGTGGGTCTAAGCAGCCCCGCCCTGTCCCTGGGGAAGTTTCAGCCTCAGCCAGATTGCCAACTCTGGCCTCTCAACTGGCTACTGCTGGAGAGGCCAATGGATGCTCCCAGCCCACTGGGGAGAAGGACGAGGGGGAGACCCCTGAAGACCCTGGGACCCCCGCCTTGCCCCCCAGCTGGCCTGCCCGTCCCAGCTCAGGCCAGAGTCAGAAGGAAGGTGTTGGTGGGACATCTCcagaggaggagggggctgaagaggaggaggaggaggggtgtgaGCCGAAGGCCTTGTCAGCGTCTCCCGCCTCAGCTTGCAGCCCCCCCCTGCAGCAACCCCAGGGCTCCCGGCTGCTGGCGACCCTACGTGGCCAGGTGCTCCTGGGCAGGGGCAAGGGCACTGCGGGGGCGCAGTGGTGGCGGCGGCGGACGCAGCTGACCCGGGAGAAGCGGTTCACGTTCGTGCTGGCCGTGGTCATCGGCGTCTTCGTGCTCTGCTGGTTCCCCTTCTTCTTCAGCTACAGCCTGGGTGCCATTTGCCCTCAGCACTGCAAGGTGCCCCACGGCCTCTTCCAGTTCTTCTTCTGGATCGGCTACTGCAACAGCTCGCTGAACCCTGTCATCTACACCATCTTCAACCAGGACTTTCGTCGTGCCTTCCGAAGGATCCTTTGCCGCCAGTGGACCCAGACGGCCTGGTGA